One Malassezia restricta chromosome III, complete sequence DNA segment encodes these proteins:
- a CDS encoding YagE family protein, which produces MWSRTRSAWRPGRWLSVRYVRSAPPHRSGPTAASHKSTLRVMLERGGLLPATSAPFDFVSRQARMPSAYTFRRTRLPVSKAKALAQESRALREQVASDSAPPWTEAEPRPTLPLTSTHVTSGELPEVAAFATAQSYNFDVLLSSGRLPLNWIWLEDREVIYIPSWPAPYTSSGSVFLFRSGCYVTWGMSSEQNTAFYRDVIAGGDVPVEEARHEAVGDEAMEYVHIPTEATRVVGDLIVLGQRRDDKEQRPSRASSAVPSLTLQARLAFSQGLAASARLSVEESLLQHYLESVAPIPARLEASGKVPVPRKDVIRKLGTLLHIRQRLNLGRDNFIDDPELYWENSHMETLYRSICSALDMKPRTEALNAKLNHCEHLLEVLRALLTEQSSHHMELIIIYLIAFEVGMALVTHEYLPTPLAVWRLIVAE; this is translated from the coding sequence ATGTGGAGCCGGACACGGAGTGCGTGGCGCCCGGGGCGGTGGCTGAGCGTGCGGTATGTGCGGTCGGCCCCGCCGCATCGGAGTGGGCCGacggcagcgtcgcacaagtcgacgctgcgtgtgatGCTGGAGCGTGGCGGGCTGCTgccggcgacgtcggcgccgtTCGACTTTGTGtcgcgccaggcgcgtaTGCCGTCGGCGTACACGTTtcggcgcacgcggctGCCGGTGTCGAAGGCcaaggcgctcgcgcaggAGAGTCGCGCGTTGCGGGAGCAGGTCGCGTCCgactcggcgccgccgtggaCGGAGGCCGAGCCGCGtccgacgctgccgctcaCATCGACGCATGTGACGTCGGGCGAGCTGCCGGAAGTCGCGGCGTTCGCGACCGCGCAGTCGTATAACTTTGACGTGCTGCTGAGTAGCGGGCGGCTCCCGCTGAACTGGATCTGGCTCGAGGACCGCGAAGTGATCTACATCCCGTCGTGGCCGGCGCCGTACACATcgagcggcagcgtgtTCCTATTCCGCTCCGGGTGCTACGTGACGTGGGGCATGTCGAGCGAGCAGAACACGGCGTTCTACCGCGACGTGATCGCCGGCGGCGACGTCCCCGTCGAGGAGGCCCGGCACGAGGCGgtcggcgacgaggcgATGGAGTACGTCCACATCCCCACcgaggcgacgcgcgtcgtcggcgacCTGATcgtgctcggccagcgccgcgacgacaaggagcagcgcccatcgcgcgcgtcgtccgccgTGCCGTCGCTCACCCTGCAGGCCCGACTCGCCTTCTCGCAAGGCCTCGCCGCCTCTGCGCGCCTGTCAGTCGAAGAGTCGCTCCTGCAGCACTACCTCGAGAGCGTCGCGCCAATCCccgcgcgtctcgaggcgAGCGGCAAAGTGCCCGTGCCCCGCAAGGACGTCATCCGCAAACTCGGCACCCTCCTACACAtccgccagcgcctcaaCCTCGGCCGCGACAACTTTATCGACGACCCCGAACTGTACTGGGAAAACAGCCACATGGAAACGCTGTACCGCAGCATCTGCTCGGCCCTCGACATGAAGCCACGCACCGAGGCACTCAACGCCAAGCTGAACCACTGCGAGCACCTCCTCGAAGTACTGCGCGCCCTCCTCACCGAGCAGTCCAGTCACCACATGGAGCTCATCATCATCTACCTCATCGCCTTCGAGGTCGGCATGGCCCTCGTCACGCACGAGTATCTGCCCACGCCGCTCGCCGTGTGGCGCCTCATAGTTGCTGAGTAA